A genomic stretch from Helianthus annuus cultivar XRQ/B chromosome 1, HanXRQr2.0-SUNRISE, whole genome shotgun sequence includes:
- the LOC110873175 gene encoding disease resistance protein RPV1 isoform X3, whose product MQRTDGSSHNVDILTIVGISGIGKTSLAKYVFMLHFSKFQKSSFIEDINTRCEERHNGLLDLQKQLHGDISKKLDLHVNVVNEYTSKIEDVLSRKKVFIVFDDIGSLHQLNALLGKKGLHPGSKIIITTKDTSLTERCELFKTQVHPKHTQVLLDGLNKYESLTFLCIHAFQSHTPKEGYKDVSIELAKYCDGHPLALEVLGGSLHKRDVAYWEEHIKELKKEPLLGIEKVKKALQLSFDSLSSENDKELFKHIACFFVGEDRDLTVTILKACDINTTSGITNLMEKCFLRVRRNNELSMHSLIQEMGRDLVRQESLNKPWERSRLWCHEESFDVLKCKKGTQNILGLALDMRMLDKKKLRGSFELKTESLSQMNNLMLLQLNNVQLNECFPNFPEELRWLCMHGFPSKSIHLDLPMENLVVLDISRSNIESFDMSYSDPQPPAEKQKLVGSCSNDEPLLGSLKILNLSFCEQLHSVGGFFELPALEKLTVKRCISLMEVCESIEQCVELVHIDLSYCHKIKKLPISLGKLQKLQTLLLNGCNLSESAIMDSSDLSISSQTSSSAIVREAIPSDFKFFMTFLPNSLRILSLENNNLSNESFPMDLSCLVMLEELCLNENPIVSLPICVGTLPRIQKLSIDNCYDVISVEHLPCTLRVFSMLTYIGCATRKIKFDPELPPLKLRGIPLLASHSSIEFEGIIKIEPMADVEEKLLHSLGWKRSDLIKGHLEFRDLQMCYEFGIFSTFYGGKGMPEWIRCRSRGPSISFIIPSSPKKLQGLNFCCVNWPLSLSFPVPTIKISNITKKQTWIYNPYCENIWLGGKDYISWLSHWMFGPNEMKAGDNIIIECYMEEEEEEDSYYIIDYKTECGVDVVYNDGSMEEDVLSYYKSWNHIIGGDLSAFQLTTGEYYLCNKAFTRDSTDEYDPFIGEEGSHKEKEVMFKAFSTKKSEIVGSQAQCSQKRPTAMPPAEAPCMPMFPQGLGQQTFDGQALVPGMTSDGGPMANFYMPMVPTCQQEPRPGGSRAGVSGPLNHQQPLSLMQQQMEPYGLMYPHPPGSDTGNVSMGSVQYDVENAGGIFALTNASPTEQRTAQCSQMGPTRAAPAGASCVPMFLPALGQAQPTFIPPQLGFGHRYQLVPGQHGPRPGGSHVGFHGQ is encoded by the exons ATGGATCTTCTCACAACGTCGACATTCTTACAATTGTAGGCATCAGTGGGATTGGAAAAACATCTTTGGCTAAGTATGTTTTCATGTTACACTTTAGTAAATTCCAGAAAAGCAGCTTTATCGAAGATATCAATACAAGATGCGAAGAACGCCATAATGGATTGCTTGATTTACAAAAGCAACTTCACGGAGACATTTCAAAAAAACTCGACTTACATGTTAATGTTGTCAACGAGTACACCTCTAAAATTGAGGATGTGTTATCTCGTAAAAAGGTGTTTATAGTGTTTGATGACATTGGTAGTCTTCACCAGCTGAACGCTTTACTTGGAAAAAAAGGTTTACATCCAGGAAGCAAAATCATTATTACAACCAAGGATACATCTTTAAcagaaaggtgtgaattattcaaGACACAAGTTCATCCCAAGCATACTCAGGTCTTACTTGATGGCTTAAATAAGTATGAATCACTAACGTTTTTATGCATTCATGCATTCCAGAGCCATACCCCCAAAGAAGGTTATAAAGATGTCTCGATAGAGCTTGCGAAATATTGTGATGGACATCCATTGGCTCTAGAAGTTCTGGGTGGGTCTCTACATAAGCGAGATGTAGCATATTGGGAAGAGCACATAAAAGAGCTAAAGAAAGAACCTCTTTTGGGTATAGAAAAGGTAAAAAAGGCATTACAATTGAGCTTTGACTCTTTGTCATCCGAAAATGATAAGGAGCTGTTTAAGCATATTGCTTGTTTCTTTGTGGGAGAAGATAGGGATCTTACCGTAACAATATTAAAAGCCTGTGATATAAACACGACATCTGGGATTACAAATCTCATGGAAAAATGCTTTCTTCGTGTCAGAAGGAATAATGAATTGTCGATGCATTCATTGATTCAAGAGATGGGAAGAGATTTAGTACGTCAAGAATCACTTAACAAGCCATGGGAGAGGAGTCGATTATGGTGTCACGAGGAGTCATTCGATGTGTTGAAATGTAAAAAA GGAACCCAAAATATTCTAGGCCTTGCCCTTGACATGAGGATGCTTGACAAAAAGAAGTTGCGTGGATCATTTGAGCTGAAAACCGAGTCATTAAGTCAGATGAATAATCTAATGCTACTACAACTAAATAATGTGCAATTAAATGAGTGTTTCCCCAATTTTCCGGAGGAGTTAAGATGGTTGTGTATGCACGGGTTCCCTTCAAAGTCTATTCATTTAGACCTACCAATGGAGAATTTGGTTGTTCTTGACATCTCTCGCAGCAATATTGAATCTTTTGACATGTCATACAGTGACCCACAACCACCTGCGGAGAAGCAAAAG TTGGTTGGATCATGCTCAAACGACGAACCGTTGCTTGGATCATTGAAGATTCTAAATCTGAGTTTCTGTGAACAGCTTCATAGTGTTGGTGGTTTTTTTGAACTACCTGCACTTGAGAAGTTAACAGTTAAAAGGTGCATAAGTTTGATGGAGGTGTGTGAATCAATTGAGCAATGTGTTGAACTTGTCCACATTGATCTGAGTTACTGCCACAAGATTAAAAAGCTTCCAATATCCCTAGGCAAGTTACAAAAGCTTCAAACACTATTGCTAAATGGTTGTAATTTATCTGAATCTGCCATTATGGATTCATCAGATCTTAGCATAAGCTCACAAACCTCTTCATCAGCCATTGTAAGGGAGGCTATACCAAGTGATTTCAAGTTCTTTATGACTTTTTTACCAAACTCGTTGAGAATTTTGTCACTTGAAAATAATAATTTGTCAAACGAATCATTTCCCATGGACTTGAGTTGTCTAGTCATGTTAGAGGAATTATGTTTAAATGAAAATCCAATTGTGTCGCTGCCCATTTGTGTGGGAACCCTTCCAAGGATTCAGAAACTTAGTATTGACAACTGCTATGATGTGATATCAGTTGAGCATCTTCCATGTACCCTAAGAGTATTCTCCATGCTCACATATATTGGATGTGCGACTAGGAAAATTAAATTTGATCCAGAACTTCCTCCACTCAAATTAAGAGGAATTCCTTTATTGGCATCGCATTCGTCGATTGAATTTGAAGGCATAATCAAAATTGAACCAATGGCAGATGTTGAGGAAAAGTTATTACATAGTTTGGGCTGGAAAAGGTCAGACTTGATTAAAGGACACCTGGAATTTCGTGACCTCCAG ATGTGTTATGAATTTGGAATATTCAGCACCTTTTATGGGGGGAAAGGGATGCCGGAGTGGATTAGGTGTAGAAGTCGGGGCCCATCAATATCATTTATCATCCCATCATCTCCTAAGAAGCTCCAAGGATTGAATTTCTGTTGTGTGAATTGGCCTCTATCATTAAGTTTTCCCGTGCCAACGATCAAAATTAGTAATATTACAAAAAAGCAAACCTGGATTTATAATCCTTATTGTGAAAACATCTGGTTAGGTGGAAAGGACTACATTAGTTGGTTAAGCCATTGGATGTTTGGGCCAAATGAGATGAAAGCTGGTGATAACATTATAATAGAGTGTTATatggaagaggaagaggaagaagatagCTACTACATAATTGATTATAAAACAGAGTGTGGGGTTGATGTTGTGTATAATGATGGTAGTATGGAAGAAGATGTGTTGAGTTATTACAAGTCATGGAATCACATCATTGGTGGAGACCTCTCTGCTTTTCAACTTACAACAGGTGAATACTACCTATGTAACAAGGCTTTTACGCGGGATTCCACTGACGAATATGATCCTTTCATTGGTGAAGAAGGCAGCCATAAGG aaAAGGAAGTGATGTTTAAAGCTTTTTCCACAAAAAAGTCTGAAATAGTTGGGTCTCAG GCACAGTGTTCACAAAAGCGTCCAACAGCAATGCCACCTGCTGAAGCTCCTTGCATGCCTATGTTCCCACAAGGTTTAGGTCAACAAACGTTTGATGGTCAAGCTCTTGTTCCAGGTATGACCTCAGATGGAGGTCCAATGGCGAACTTTTACATGCCAATGGTTCCAACATGTCAGCAGGAACCGCGCCCAGGTGGAAGCCGTGCTGGTGTTTCTGGGCCACTGAATCACCAACAACCTCTTTCTCTTATGCAACAACAG ATGGAGCCATATGGACTAATGTATCCTCACCCGCCTGGTAGTGACACTGGTAATGTGTCAATGGGTTCTGTTCAATATGATGTTGAGAATGCTGGTGGAATCTTTGCACTTACAAATGCTTCTCCAACAGAGCAAAGGACT GCACAATGTTCACAAATGGGTCCAACTCGAGCAGCACCTGCTGGAGCTAGTTGCGTGCCAATGTTCCTTCCCGCTTTAGGTCAAGCTCAACCTACCTTCATTCCTCCCCAG CTTGGTTTTGGGCACCGATATCAGCTTGTTCCAGGTCAGCATGGACCGCGTCCAGGAGGAAGCCATGTTGGTTTTCATGGGCAGTAG